Within Williamwhitmania sp., the genomic segment TCTTGCAGATCAGACAGCAAAGGCGGAGGCTGCACGCATTGCAGCGGAAACGCAGAAACGAGTTGAGGAACAGGCTCAATTGGCTGCTGCAGCTAAGGCAAGGGAGGAGGCTCGAAAAAAGGCAATTGCAGATTCTCTTCAAAAGGTTGAACTTCAGCATCAGCAGGCACTTGCCCTTGCAAAAGTTCAGGAGTTAGCTCGTCAAAAAGCAACGGCAGATTCCTTGAAAAAAGCACAGGAATTTGCCAAGCAACAAGCGGACCTGAAGGCAGCGATAGCTGCCAAAGAGTTGGCCCATCAAGACTCATTACGAAGAGTTGAACAGACAAAGACCAAGCTGCTTGCTGAACAGAAGGCTAAAGAAGAAGCCGCCCGCATTGCATTGGAAACCCAAAAGAAGGCAGATGAACTGGCGCATTTGACGGCTGTTGCCAAGGCAGCAGCGGAAGCAAAAAAACAGGCTACTGCTGACTCCCTTCAAAAGGTGGAGCTGCAACGCCAGCAAACCGCTGCATTGGCAAAGACTCAGGAGGAAGCCCGCCAAAAAGCTGCTTCAGACTCTTTGAAGAAAGTCCAAGACATTGCCAAACAACAGGCTGCCCTAAAGGCAGCGATGGCTGCCAAAGAATTGGCCCACCAAGACTCACTGAGAAGGGCAGAGGATGCAAGGGCCAAGCAGCTGGCAGACCAAAAAGTTAAGGAGGAGGCAGCGCGTATTGCTTTGGAAAACCAGAAGAAGACTGAGGCGCAAGCAAAATTGGCATCGGAGACCAAGATTGTGGAGCAGGCTCGCCAAAAGGCTATTGCTGATTCCTTGCAAAAAGATGAGCAGGATAGGCAGCTTGCACTCCAAAAGGCAAAAATAAATGAATTGGAAAGGCAAAAAACACTAGCCGACTCTCTTGCCAAAGTTGATTCTATTAAAAAGCAACAGCAAGCGATTCAGCTTGCAAAGGATGAGGTTCAAAGAAGACAGCTGCAGGATTCTGTTCAAAAAGCGGAAGAGTTTAGGCAGAAAACACTTGCAACTGAAAAGAAGAAAAAGGAGGACGAACTTAGAAAGGAAGCTCAAGATCGTAAACTTAAACAGCTTGAAATTCAAGTACAATCATCGCAGCTAAAGGAAGCGAGGGAGCAGATTGATGATGTGGAAAAGATGAACCTAAGCAAAATTTATTCCAACGAAAGAACGGTGGAAAACTATGACCGTCCTCGAGTTAAGGTAACCCGAATAATCTACAATAGGAACGGTATAATTACCGTTTTCATAAAGGCTGTACATGCTTTTGGCGAAACCTTCTATTTTGAAGACAATCAATCTATTTCAGAGACTTTCTATAATCTTGAAACATCTAAATAATCAGCAAGTTAACTTATTTATCCGAAGATTTACTTAAGGCATTGCTACATTTAGCTTTTCTTTTTTGTTAACGATGTAGTCAATCACATTTTCTACATAATATCAATGTCCATTATTAATTTTGGTTGTAGAGAAGAATGAAGGAGTAGGTTGGCGCTACACAAAACCATTCTTTTTTGGTAATTTTGTCGCAGTTAAGTCAATAAGACTTACCCAAGAAAATAAAATGGATACCCAATGCTAACCATAGATTGCAAAGGCTTACTTTGCCCACGACCATTAATTGAGGCTAAAAAGGCCTTCACGCAGGCACCAATTGGTGAAACGCTTGTAATTGTTGTCGATAATGAAACAGCCGTTTTTAACTTAACCAGCTATTTTATTGGGAATGGCGTTGATTCTCATACAAAAAAGGAGGGTAACCTTCACTTTGTTACAGTAAAAAAAGGAGTATCACAACAGACCTCCTTGGAAAATTCTAGGCCGGAGGACTACTGCCAAATTCCCCAACAAAATCATGCTAAAGAAAAAACCGTGGTATTGATAGCCAGCGACAAAATGGGAGAGGGTGATGCTGAACTTGGCTCTATACTCATGAAAGGTTTCTTCGTTGCCTTGGCTGAAGCAGAAACGGTTCCAGAGGAGGTGATATTCTATAACTCGGGCGTACTGCTAACTACTAAACAATCAGCAATTATTCAGTCGTTGGAACAGCTCAAGACTAAAGGGGTACAGCTAACAGCTTGTGGCACCTGTGCAGATTATTTCGATATAAAGAGCGATATTGAGATTGCAACTATTTCCAATATGTATAGCATTGTAACCGCCCTAAATTCTGCCGAGAAAGTTATAAAACCCTAGTATGCCGGAATTGCTGAAATACTTCGACAATGGTGCAACCAGCTTTCCAAAACCACCAGAAGTAGGTCAATTCATTCAGAATTACTTAGCATTTGGTGGTACCTACGGTAGAGGTGGTTATCCAAGAGCCGCGGAATCCACAGCGTTGGTTGAGCAGCTGCGCGATAAACTTGCCGTTCTTTTTGGTATTGGGCAGCCAGAAAATATCGCATTCTCAGCAAATTCGACCCAGGCTATCAACACCATTCTCCAAGGTTTGGATCTAAAGGGAAAGGATATCCTGATATCACCACTTGAGCACAATGCTGTTACTCGCCCTTTGGAGATGATTCGGAAAACTGTTGGAACTAGATTCCACATAGTTTCTCATTTTTCAGATGGGTTAGTTGATATTGACGGGCTGAAAAAGCAGATCAATGCACGGGTAGGCTTGGTTGTTATTAATCATCAAAGCAACGTAAATGGTCTTATTCAACCAATTGCTGAAATTAAGAAAGCTATAGGCACCATTCCAATTCTGGTGGATGCCTCGCAAAGTGCAGGTCATTCTAATATTGATTGCGATCGATTAGGAATTGATTATCTGGCGTTTACAGGTCACAAAGGGTTGATGGGGCCAACTGGAATAGGAGGATTTTATGCGCAGAATCCAGAGACAATTGAGCCCCTTATTTTTGGAGGCACCGGTAGCAACTCCGATAGCTTTGAGATGCCTTCTAACCTTCCTGATAAATTTCAAGCGGGAACCCCAAATATGGTTGGAACTGCAGGACTTTTAGGCGCCCTTATGGCAAACGTTATACCTCAGCATTCACACACAAGTTTTGTAGAGATGCTTTTAAATATTAAAAGTATTGAAGGTTTGGAGGTCCACTGTGCAGATGAAAAAGAAAAACAAGGGGAGACCTTCTCATTTCGCTACACCAATGAAAATCCTGGCGATACCGCATATCGGCTGTTTCAACTATTTGGCCTTGAAATGAGATCTGGTTTGCATTGCGCACCGTTGGCACATAAAACACTCGGTAGCTTTCCTCTGGGATTGGTAAGGATTTCACTTTCACCTTTTCACACGATGGACGATCTAGATTATCTAACAAATGCCATTGAAAAGGCGAGTTTAAGCCGTAAAAACTAAGCCAATGACCATTTTGTTGTTTCCAAATGTTCGCATGGTGATTAAGGCTGAAAAGCTCCTTTTGCACTTGGATATTAAGGCAATGGTTAGACCAGTTCCCACCAATATTACTGCCGAATGTGGCATGTGCCTTGAGGTAAATGACTCTGAGGTGGAGGCAATATTTGTGCAGCTGCAGGGTGCTGGATTTAATGCAACTATCACTAAAATATAAGAAATTGATGGATATTGATTTACTTTCGCTTGTGGAATATGGCGGATGCTCCTCCAAACTTCCGGCATCAGAGCTAGAAAAGGTGCTAAAGCATTTTCCAAAAATAACCGATCCAAACCTTCTTGTTGATATCGATAACCAAGATGATGCTGCTGTATACAGAATTTCCGAAAATCAAGCGCTAATATTTACCACCGATTTCTTTCCACCTATCTGTAGCGATCCATTTGAATTTGGTCAAATTGCAGCAGCAAACTCACTGTCAGATGTTTATGCAATGGGAGGGAAGCCACTTCTTGCGCTTAATATTGCCATGTTTCCTGCCACAATGCCACTAGAGGCGTATGCAAGAATATTGGAGGGTGGCCTCTGTAAGGTAACGGAATCTGGGGCTTTGCTCGTGGGGGGGCATACCATTGATGATACTCCACCAAAGTATGGATTAGCCGTTATCGGAATGGTCGATCCAACTAAACTTGTTACAAACGCTGGTCTTTCTCTTGGTGAAACTCTAATATTAACAAAGCCTATTGGTAGCGGTATTCTGGTTTCTGGGAAAAAAGTTGGATTGGCGAGTGAAGAGTCATACCATCAAGCACTCGAAAACATGAAAATTCTAAATTCCAATGTACTTGATTCATTCCAGCATGGTAGTGTGAGGGGCGGAACAGATGTTACTGGATTTGGACTTTTAGGCCATACGCTCAAAATGGCACGTGCAAGCAAAGTTTCCATTCATATTAAAGCATCATCTGTTCCTTATCTTTCCCAGGCATACAGTTTGGCAGATGATGGATGTATTCCCGGTGCTACATTTCGAAATTTAAAGTATGCCGAGAGCGAAACCTATTTTGCACCAAGCGTTCCATTTGCCTACCGGGCGCTGTTGGCTGATGCACAAACATCAGGAGGAATTGTTTTTGGAATAAATGCATCTTTGGCTCAGGACGCCATTTTAAAACTAAGGCAAAGTGGTGCTGTACAGGCTTCTATTATTGGCTTGGTTAAGGAAAAGGTTGACAATTACCATCTCTACATAACCTAACAAAATCCACATGGCACTGTTAGAGGGAGAAACATTTATATTTAACGTTTTGGCTCTGAAGCGCATTGAACCAGATTCAGAGCAATCCTTCTTTGTGCTGGAAGGTCCCAATGGAGGTAAGTTCTTGCTGCCAAGCCATCCTTATTCTGCATATGGAATCAAAGTAGGTGGCAAAATAGCCTGTAAGATTGATAAAATTAGCTGTTCTGGCAAGATATACCTTGAACCAGAAAACCCATTCTATAAGGTAGGGAATACTTACTCTTTCGAGGTTATTAAGGTTGAAGCCTGTAGTTTACAAAACGGGGAAAGGGCAGAGGTGGCTATTGTTCTTGACAAACTTGGAAATAAGATAGAGGTAAATGTCTATAAATCAACTATATCAGCCAAAACAATTACTTGCCTTGTAAAAGACATCAAAAAAGGACAATTGTATTTGGAATTTGGGAAAGATGTTGTTGATGGTGCCAATCTTGAAGCTGGTAGATGGTATGATTTTCATATTGCAGGTGAATATTTACATTCGGATGGAAAGAAGAATTTGATTCTAGTATCGGTAAGCAATGGCTCTCGGCATTTTATTTTGGCAAAAGATTATGAGCATTACGGACTAAGTGTTGGTCAAACCATTTCAGCATTGGTTACAAGGAGGGGTAGAAATGGATACTATTACTTAGAACCAAAACATCCTCAGTATATTATTGGGAATAAGTATTTCTTTGAAATAGTAGATGTGACGCAATTTACCAGGCAAGAAGATAATACTGATATAGTTCTGGTAACTGTTATTGATAGGTTACAGAAGAAGGCATCGTTTATGTGGTCCGATGAAAATCTACCACAAGTGGGAGAAAAAATTCAGTGTCAAGTTATCGGCCTCCGGAAGGGAAAACTAATTCTATCACAATAAAAAAGTGGATTTTTCTAATCCACTTAATCCTCATCATATTCGTCAAAGGAACTTTCATCTTGCTGTTCCGCTAGATTATCTGCTCCAGTAACAATATCTTCCTCCTCGCCATAGAAATCCTTGTCATCGTCATCCTTAGACTTATTATCAATCTTCACATCTACCTTAACTAGGTAGCTAGCGTCCTCATCATCTATGGTAAAGTAATAAAAGAAATCACCATTTGGCTTTTCAAATTTCTTTATAAAATCCCAATAGCCACTTGGATATTTTGCTTTAACCAACTCAAGTTGCTGTAAGGTTAAATTCTTAACGTTGGTGATGACACGTTTTTTAACTTTCTTTTCCATAGACGAATTGCCCTGATTTTTTTTGCAATTATACACTAAAAAATGAATATGCAAGAGGTATTTTCAATGGAAAATAAAAAAAATGTGGATAAGGTAATACATTAATTAACAATGACATGTTTATTTAGTGAGGGAATTATATTGGACTACAAAATTATTGCAGCTGATTTTAGCAGTAAAAAAAGAGCATTAATGAGTTTGCGTGATATCTAATTATAGTCCTATAATTAATATTATGTTAAGTAGTATGATGTAATAGAAGGGAGAACGAGTCCCCCTTCTATTACTGCGATATATTTTAAGTTCTAGTTCCCCTTAAGCGCTTTGCTTTTCTCTTGGAACTCCTTAAACTTTGCCATCATTTCATCGCTATCATTTCTAAAGCGGAAATACAAATTCTTGAGCGTTTCTACCACTACTAATTCGTTCGGATGCAACTGATATGATTTTTCAATGTAAGGTAACGCCTTTTTAAAGTATGTATCAGCTTGAACCAGAAGGCTATCGTATCCCTTTGTGTCCTCCATAGGCAACTTGTTTGCAGCTTCAACCTTAACAGCACCCTCGTTGTAATACATTACACCTAAGTTGAAATATGCGTCAAAATATTCTGGGCTAATTTCAATTGCTTTTTTGTAGGACTCTGCAGCCTTTTCTAAGTCTGGTAATTTCTCGTAGAGAGCTGCTTCTGCAAAATATAGAGATGCATTGGTTGGATCTGTTGCAATGGCCTTATCAAGATAGTTAATAACCTTTGTTGGACTCTCATTCTTAACAATGTAATAGTTAATCAAGGAAAGCATTAAGGTTTTGTTAGTTGGAAAAAGAGAAAATCCTTTTTCTATTTCTTCGCCTGCTTTAGCAGTATCGCCATCAGCCATATTGCAGTTATACAGATAGTAATAAAGTTCACCACTATTAGTATAGTTTATTTCGCGAGCTTTTTCTAGGTACTTTATGCCTTCATTACATTTACCTGCAAGCTGAGCAGTTACTCCAGCATAGTAGATAATGGCAGAATCGAGTTTGTCAACAGCTGGATTGCTTGTGCAAAGTTGAGACCCCTCAAAGGCATGAAATGCTTGAGCATAGTCCCTTTGAGTATAAAAGTTCATGGCTAAAACGTTGTATTTTAGAGCCAAAGCATTTAGACCTTCTGCAATTTTCTTGGTCTGCTTCTTGTCTGAATCTAGCGTGTAAGCTTTATCAAAGGATTTGTATGCATTGTGATAAGCGCTGTCGACAAACTGATTAGTTTCCTTCCAAAACGCAACTTTACCCCCTGATACATAGAGGCTAAAATACGGATATACATCCTCCTCAAATGGCTCACTATTAATCTCTACTTGGTTAGTCGAGGTGGGTGAACCATACATCAGCTTTACCTCTTGGATTGACATATTCATCCTCAGCTCATAGCTATGAACATCAATGGCATCCAAGTAAACCTCTCCCCTATTAATCCATGTTTTGGGATTATCAGCTTTCTTAGGGTTTTCAATGTCCTTAGTGCTCTTTTCAAACTTGCTCTTAACTTGGTCGGCATTAGGAATCCCTGTAACCTGCCCAAATGCTACTTGGCCAACAAGAGCTATTGTTACCGTTAAAAGATACTTTTTCATTGGTGTATCAGATTGGGTTAGTAATTAGATAATTGTGTAATATTAGTAAATATAAATTATTCCTCAAGCGGTGATTCTGTAATCAGGTCTACAATCTCCTCGTCATCACCTTTCTGAACAAGGGCAACAGCGGCTATTTCATCTTGCTTGCGAAGATTAATTAACTTCACTCCCTGCGTTGCCCTACCAGTAATCCGGATATCGCTAATATGCAGGCGAATTGTAATGCCGGACTTCGTTATGATCATTAGATCGTTGTTATCCGTAACGCCCTTAATTGCTATAAGTTTGCCGGTTTTATCTGTGATATTGAGAGTTTTAACCCCCTTGCCTCCTCTGCGGATTATTCGATAATCGTCTAGTTTAGAGCGCTTGCCAAAACCTTTCTCGGAAACAACAAGAATATCCTGAACATTCTCGTCGGTGCAAACCA encodes:
- the yedF gene encoding sulfurtransferase-like selenium metabolism protein YedF → MLTIDCKGLLCPRPLIEAKKAFTQAPIGETLVIVVDNETAVFNLTSYFIGNGVDSHTKKEGNLHFVTVKKGVSQQTSLENSRPEDYCQIPQQNHAKEKTVVLIASDKMGEGDAELGSILMKGFFVALAEAETVPEEVIFYNSGVLLTTKQSAIIQSLEQLKTKGVQLTACGTCADYFDIKSDIEIATISNMYSIVTALNSAEKVIKP
- a CDS encoding aminotransferase class V-fold PLP-dependent enzyme; its protein translation is MPELLKYFDNGATSFPKPPEVGQFIQNYLAFGGTYGRGGYPRAAESTALVEQLRDKLAVLFGIGQPENIAFSANSTQAINTILQGLDLKGKDILISPLEHNAVTRPLEMIRKTVGTRFHIVSHFSDGLVDIDGLKKQINARVGLVVINHQSNVNGLIQPIAEIKKAIGTIPILVDASQSAGHSNIDCDRLGIDYLAFTGHKGLMGPTGIGGFYAQNPETIEPLIFGGTGSNSDSFEMPSNLPDKFQAGTPNMVGTAGLLGALMANVIPQHSHTSFVEMLLNIKSIEGLEVHCADEKEKQGETFSFRYTNENPGDTAYRLFQLFGLEMRSGLHCAPLAHKTLGSFPLGLVRISLSPFHTMDDLDYLTNAIEKASLSRKN
- a CDS encoding DUF3343 domain-containing protein, whose product is MTILLFPNVRMVIKAEKLLLHLDIKAMVRPVPTNITAECGMCLEVNDSEVEAIFVQLQGAGFNATITKI
- the selD gene encoding selenide, water dikinase SelD, producing the protein MDIDLLSLVEYGGCSSKLPASELEKVLKHFPKITDPNLLVDIDNQDDAAVYRISENQALIFTTDFFPPICSDPFEFGQIAAANSLSDVYAMGGKPLLALNIAMFPATMPLEAYARILEGGLCKVTESGALLVGGHTIDDTPPKYGLAVIGMVDPTKLVTNAGLSLGETLILTKPIGSGILVSGKKVGLASEESYHQALENMKILNSNVLDSFQHGSVRGGTDVTGFGLLGHTLKMARASKVSIHIKASSVPYLSQAYSLADDGCIPGATFRNLKYAESETYFAPSVPFAYRALLADAQTSGGIVFGINASLAQDAILKLRQSGAVQASIIGLVKEKVDNYHLYIT
- a CDS encoding tetratricopeptide repeat protein; the protein is MKKYLLTVTIALVGQVAFGQVTGIPNADQVKSKFEKSTKDIENPKKADNPKTWINRGEVYLDAIDVHSYELRMNMSIQEVKLMYGSPTSTNQVEINSEPFEEDVYPYFSLYVSGGKVAFWKETNQFVDSAYHNAYKSFDKAYTLDSDKKQTKKIAEGLNALALKYNVLAMNFYTQRDYAQAFHAFEGSQLCTSNPAVDKLDSAIIYYAGVTAQLAGKCNEGIKYLEKAREINYTNSGELYYYLYNCNMADGDTAKAGEEIEKGFSLFPTNKTLMLSLINYYIVKNESPTKVINYLDKAIATDPTNASLYFAEAALYEKLPDLEKAAESYKKAIEISPEYFDAYFNLGVMYYNEGAVKVEAANKLPMEDTKGYDSLLVQADTYFKKALPYIEKSYQLHPNELVVVETLKNLYFRFRNDSDEMMAKFKEFQEKSKALKGN